A window of Bacillus sp. SM2101 contains these coding sequences:
- a CDS encoding DUF1272 domain-containing protein: MGLKMKKVCQRCDISLKKDADAYICSYECTFCPQCSAEVKNICPNCGGELVSRPKRDGKLRTVMNVLNNSK, from the coding sequence ATGGGGTTAAAAATGAAAAAAGTTTGCCAGCGGTGTGATATTTCGTTAAAGAAGGATGCTGATGCTTATATTTGCTCTTATGAATGTACATTTTGTCCTCAATGTAGCGCTGAAGTCAAAAATATTTGTCCGAATTGTGGAGGTGAGCTTGTCAGTAGACCGAAAAGAGATGGGAAATTAAGAACTGTTATGAATGTGTTGAACAACTCAAAATAA
- a CDS encoding WecB/TagA/CpsF family glycosyltransferase, with protein MVKFDEVMGYEFVNNRMENFLREVHNRMQVSQKTFIVTANPEIITYAKSNPSYDLTLKKATYIIPDGAGIVIASKILGKPLKEKLTGIDFMEQLLNIANKHRYKIYLLGAKPDVIGLTAKNIQQRYPHVDIVGFHHGYFDDNDETIISQIKETEPDIVLVGLGFPKQENWIAKSMHNFNKGVFIGLGGSFNVWAGVVKRAPKIWRDTNLEWLYRLIKEPSRLKRMIAIPKFMVRVLKKKYHRS; from the coding sequence ATGGTTAAGTTTGATGAGGTTATGGGATATGAATTTGTTAACAATCGAATGGAAAACTTCTTAAGAGAAGTTCACAATAGAATGCAAGTTTCTCAAAAAACCTTTATCGTTACAGCAAATCCTGAAATTATTACATATGCTAAATCAAATCCATCATACGATTTAACCCTAAAAAAAGCTACCTACATTATCCCGGATGGAGCAGGCATTGTAATTGCTTCCAAAATCTTAGGTAAACCACTCAAAGAAAAATTAACGGGTATAGATTTTATGGAGCAGCTCTTAAATATTGCAAACAAGCATCGTTACAAAATTTATCTTTTAGGTGCAAAACCTGACGTTATTGGCCTAACTGCGAAAAACATTCAACAACGATACCCACATGTAGATATCGTTGGATTTCACCATGGTTATTTTGATGATAATGATGAAACGATCATCTCTCAGATTAAGGAAACTGAGCCCGATATTGTGTTAGTAGGTCTCGGGTTTCCAAAACAGGAAAATTGGATTGCAAAAAGCATGCATAACTTTAATAAAGGGGTTTTCATCGGGCTCGGAGGAAGTTTTAATGTATGGGCTGGTGTAGTCAAAAGAGCACCAAAAATATGGAGGGATACTAATTTAGAATGGCTATATCGATTAATTAAAGAACCATCTAGGTTAAAAAGAATGATTGCCATTCCGAAATTTATGGTGCGAGTACTTAAAAAGAAATATCATCGAAGCTAA
- the tagD gene encoding glycerol-3-phosphate cytidylyltransferase has product MKKIITYGTFDLLHWGHVNLLKRARELGDNLTVGLSTDEFNKMKNKQSYHNFENRKKVIEAIRYVDKVIPEKNWEQKADDIITHNVDIFVMGDDWKGKFDYLEDYCHVIYMPRTKSISTTMIKKNMELFTE; this is encoded by the coding sequence ATGAAAAAAATTATTACCTATGGAACGTTTGATTTGTTGCATTGGGGGCATGTTAACCTTCTGAAAAGAGCAAGAGAGTTAGGCGACAACCTTACTGTTGGCTTATCAACTGATGAGTTTAATAAAATGAAAAATAAGCAATCCTATCATAATTTTGAAAATAGAAAAAAAGTAATTGAAGCAATACGTTACGTTGACAAAGTAATTCCAGAAAAAAATTGGGAGCAGAAAGCTGATGATATCATTACGCATAATGTTGATATTTTTGTTATGGGAGATGATTGGAAGGGGAAATTTGACTATTTAGAGGATTATTGTCATGTTATTTATATGCCAAGAACAAAGAGTATTTCTACAACTATGATAAAAAAAAATATGGAGTTATTTACTGAATAA
- a CDS encoding CDP-glycerol glycerophosphotransferase family protein, translating into MGKELLISSYLLLFKLVFNLCKQFKLKKKITFVISYEENAHFLYKELIKQSMSIDIIILCKTSAKTDLQHIFQEAKIYTFESKNLIHWLLSIYHLATSKIIIIDNYFAFLSAITFKNNVECIQIWHAAGALKTFGLQDKSVGKRSNKAQRRFRQVYKQFHRVVVGSEEMAQIFMESFHIPANHILPTGIPRTDLFYDDQLTSQIKEELYSRFPLLKHKKIILYAPTFRHGQLNNYNIKLDLDKLYEKLQEEYILILKLHPMVKVNVDYEETYKGFVVDLSSYKSTNELLMITDYLITDYSSIPFEYAILQKPMIFYPYDLTIYQQEQGVIQDYETTVPGPVANDTDEIIDIILTHQFNYELILRFYHQWNEHSKGNSSNRLVQYILTKIT; encoded by the coding sequence ATGGGTAAGGAATTATTAATTTCGAGTTATTTACTTCTATTTAAGCTGGTCTTTAATTTATGTAAACAATTCAAGCTGAAGAAAAAAATTACATTCGTTATTTCGTATGAAGAAAATGCGCATTTTTTATATAAAGAATTGATAAAACAATCTATGTCAATTGACATTATCATTTTGTGTAAAACGTCAGCAAAAACAGACCTTCAACATATTTTTCAAGAAGCAAAAATATATACGTTTGAATCAAAGAATTTAATTCATTGGCTTTTGTCTATTTATCATTTGGCTACATCCAAAATAATCATCATAGATAATTATTTTGCATTTTTATCGGCAATTACATTTAAGAACAATGTTGAGTGCATTCAAATTTGGCATGCCGCTGGAGCGTTAAAAACCTTTGGCTTACAAGACAAATCGGTTGGTAAAAGGAGTAACAAAGCTCAAAGAAGGTTTCGACAAGTGTATAAGCAATTCCACAGGGTAGTTGTTGGTTCAGAGGAAATGGCACAAATATTTATGGAATCATTTCATATTCCAGCTAATCATATACTCCCAACTGGAATTCCAAGGACAGATCTCTTTTATGATGACCAACTTACAAGTCAAATTAAAGAAGAACTCTATTCTAGATTTCCTCTGTTAAAACATAAAAAGATAATATTATATGCTCCGACTTTTCGGCATGGTCAATTAAATAATTACAATATTAAGCTGGATTTGGACAAGCTTTACGAAAAGCTGCAAGAGGAATATATTTTAATATTGAAGCTACATCCAATGGTTAAAGTAAATGTGGATTATGAGGAAACATACAAAGGTTTCGTTGTTGACTTATCTTCTTATAAGAGTACAAATGAGTTATTGATGATCACTGATTATTTAATTACTGATTACTCATCCATTCCTTTTGAATATGCAATTTTACAAAAGCCAATGATTTTTTACCCCTATGATTTAACAATCTATCAACAGGAGCAGGGTGTTATTCAAGATTACGAAACTACTGTCCCTGGGCCTGTAGCGAATGATACTGATGAAATTATCGATATTATTTTAACCCATCAATTTAATTACGAGTTGATATTAAGATTTTATCATCAATGGAATGAACACTCAAAAGGAAATTCATCAAACAGACTTGTTCAGTACATACTAACCAAAATAACCTAA
- a CDS encoding ABC transporter permease, translating into MKSVLTIINEHINNFYLIVRLSIYELKSTNNNNYLGILWEVLNPMIQISVFWFVFGLGIRGDKGVGDIAYLPWMLSGISVWFFISQSILQGSRSIYSRVRIIAKMKFPMSVIPTFVIASKYYSHLILTGIIMVILFFYDYSISVYFLQLPYFMAATIAILIAISLITATLATIVRDVQMVVQSVVRVLLYLTPILWTVEKLPEFIQLIMKLNPFYYIVEGYRSSLLGLNWYFIDNLTYTLYFWGIVFILLLIGSVLHVKFRDRFVDFL; encoded by the coding sequence ATGAAATCAGTATTGACGATTATTAATGAACATATAAACAATTTCTATCTAATTGTACGTTTATCTATATACGAATTAAAAAGTACAAATAATAATAACTACTTAGGTATCCTGTGGGAGGTCTTAAACCCAATGATTCAAATTAGTGTCTTTTGGTTTGTCTTTGGGTTAGGTATACGAGGTGATAAAGGAGTGGGTGACATCGCTTACTTGCCTTGGATGCTTTCGGGTATTAGTGTTTGGTTTTTCATCTCTCAATCCATTTTACAAGGTTCGAGATCTATTTATTCAAGAGTAAGGATCATAGCAAAAATGAAGTTTCCGATGAGTGTCATACCTACATTTGTTATCGCATCTAAGTATTACTCTCATCTTATACTTACTGGCATTATTATGGTGATATTGTTTTTCTACGATTATTCAATATCGGTATACTTTTTACAGCTACCTTATTTTATGGCTGCTACGATAGCTATTTTAATTGCTATATCTTTAATAACAGCCACACTAGCAACGATTGTTCGTGACGTACAAATGGTTGTTCAATCAGTCGTCAGAGTTCTATTATATTTAACGCCGATATTATGGACAGTAGAGAAATTACCAGAGTTTATTCAACTAATTATGAAATTAAACCCATTTTATTATATTGTTGAAGGTTACCGATCGTCTCTACTGGGTCTAAACTGGTACTTTATCGACAATCTAACTTACACTTTATATTTTTGGGGGATTGTTTTCATACTATTATTAATCGGTTCTGTATTACATGTAAAATTTCGAGATCGTTTCGTGGATTTTTTATAG
- a CDS encoding 2-C-methyl-D-erythritol 4-phosphate cytidylyltransferase: MIYAEILAGGKGTRMGNVNMPKQFLPLNKKPILIHTLEKFILNSDFEKILVMTPREWVHHSKDIINKYIGDNDRVIVLEGGQDRNESIMNGIRYIEDTVGIFDDDYIVTHDSVRPFLTHRIIKENIEQVKHYNAVDTVIEAIDTIIQSEDGNLISDIPNRSMMYQGQTPQSFHIKTLVGYYNKLTRAEKEQLTDACKICSLYGEDVKIVKGEVFNIKITTPYDLKVANAILQENIEHD, translated from the coding sequence ATGATTTATGCAGAAATACTTGCAGGTGGAAAAGGAACTCGCATGGGTAATGTGAATATGCCAAAACAATTTCTACCATTAAACAAAAAGCCGATATTAATTCATACACTTGAAAAATTCATCTTAAATTCAGATTTTGAAAAGATATTAGTCATGACTCCTAGAGAGTGGGTTCATCATTCGAAGGACATTATAAATAAGTATATTGGTGATAATGATCGAGTTATAGTCTTAGAGGGTGGTCAAGATCGCAACGAGTCAATTATGAATGGCATTCGTTATATCGAAGATACGGTTGGGATCTTTGATGATGACTATATTGTTACACATGATTCTGTACGTCCATTTTTAACACATAGAATCATCAAAGAGAATATTGAACAAGTTAAACACTATAATGCTGTTGATACAGTAATAGAAGCAATTGATACAATTATACAATCTGAGGACGGAAACTTAATTTCTGATATACCAAATAGAAGTATGATGTACCAAGGGCAAACTCCGCAAAGCTTCCATATAAAAACACTTGTTGGCTATTACAATAAATTAACACGAGCAGAAAAAGAACAACTGACAGATGCTTGCAAAATATGTTCACTGTATGGTGAAGATGTAAAAATAGTTAAAGGTGAGGTTTTTAATATAAAAATTACGACTCCATATGATCTAAAGGTTGCTAATGCAATATTACAGGAGAATATTGAGCATGATTAA